A portion of the Oncorhynchus gorbuscha isolate QuinsamMale2020 ecotype Even-year linkage group LG19, OgorEven_v1.0, whole genome shotgun sequence genome contains these proteins:
- the LOC124006387 gene encoding phosphatidylinositol transfer protein alpha isoform-like isoform X1: MLIKEFRVILPISVEEYQVGQLYSVAETSKNETGGGEGVEVLKNEPYEKDGEKGQYTHKIYHLHSDEDTDLSCKVPNYVRILAPSTALNIHEKAWNAYPYCRTVITNEYMKDNFLIKIETWHKPDMGVQDNVHGLDPDQWKKTEVVYIDIADKSQVDVKDYKPEEDPAIFKSEKTGRGPLGPNWKKELPSNTNSPHMCAYKLVTVNFKWWGVQNKIENFIQKQEKRLFTKFHRQLFCLIDKWIGLTMEDIRRIEEETQKELDEMREKDPVKGSSASED; this comes from the exons ATGCTCATTAAAGAATT tcgaGTCATCCTCCCCATATCTGTGGAAGAG TACCAAGTGGGGCAGCTGTACTCTGTGGCTGAGACCAGTAAGAATGAGACGGGTGGAGGAGAAGGGGTGGAGGTGCTGAAGAATGAACCCTATGAGAAAGACGGAGAGAAGGGCCAGTACACCCACAAGATATATCACCTGCACAG TGATGAAGATACGGATCTCTCATG TAAAGTGCCAAACTATGTGCGCATTCTGGCACCATCAACTGCTCTTAACATCCACGAGAAGGCCTGGAATGCTTACCCCTACTGTCGGACTG TTATTACA AATGAATACATGAAGGACAATTTTCTGATTAAAATTGAGACGTGGCACAAGCCCGACATGGGGGTCCAGGACAAT GTACACGGACTAGACCCAGATCAGTGGAAGAAGACTGAAGTAGTCTACATTGACATCGCAGACAAAAGCCAAGTGGATGTCAAG GACTATAAGCCAGAAGAAGATCCTGCCATATTCAAGTCAGAGAAGACAGGAAGGGGCCCCCTGGGGCCTAACTGGAAG AAAGAGCTTCCCAGCAACACAAACTCTCCTCACATGTGTGCCTATAAGTTAGTCACAGTCAACTTCAAATGGTGGGGAGTCCAGAACAAGATTGAGAACTTCATTCAGAAG CAAGAGAAGCGATTGTTTACAAAGTTCCACAGACAGCTGTTCTGTTTGATTGATAAATGGATCGGACTGACAATGGAGGACATTCGCCGTATTGAAGAGGAGACCCAAAAAGAGCTGGATGAG atgAGGGAGAAGGATCCAGTCAAAGGGAGTTCTGCTTCAGAGGACTGA
- the LOC124006387 gene encoding phosphatidylinositol transfer protein alpha isoform-like isoform X2 codes for MLIKEFRVILPISVEEYQVGQLYSVAETSKNETGGGEGVEVLKNEPYEKDGEKGQYTHKIYHLHSKVPNYVRILAPSTALNIHEKAWNAYPYCRTVITNEYMKDNFLIKIETWHKPDMGVQDNVHGLDPDQWKKTEVVYIDIADKSQVDVKDYKPEEDPAIFKSEKTGRGPLGPNWKKELPSNTNSPHMCAYKLVTVNFKWWGVQNKIENFIQKQEKRLFTKFHRQLFCLIDKWIGLTMEDIRRIEEETQKELDEMREKDPVKGSSASED; via the exons ATGCTCATTAAAGAATT tcgaGTCATCCTCCCCATATCTGTGGAAGAG TACCAAGTGGGGCAGCTGTACTCTGTGGCTGAGACCAGTAAGAATGAGACGGGTGGAGGAGAAGGGGTGGAGGTGCTGAAGAATGAACCCTATGAGAAAGACGGAGAGAAGGGCCAGTACACCCACAAGATATATCACCTGCACAG TAAAGTGCCAAACTATGTGCGCATTCTGGCACCATCAACTGCTCTTAACATCCACGAGAAGGCCTGGAATGCTTACCCCTACTGTCGGACTG TTATTACA AATGAATACATGAAGGACAATTTTCTGATTAAAATTGAGACGTGGCACAAGCCCGACATGGGGGTCCAGGACAAT GTACACGGACTAGACCCAGATCAGTGGAAGAAGACTGAAGTAGTCTACATTGACATCGCAGACAAAAGCCAAGTGGATGTCAAG GACTATAAGCCAGAAGAAGATCCTGCCATATTCAAGTCAGAGAAGACAGGAAGGGGCCCCCTGGGGCCTAACTGGAAG AAAGAGCTTCCCAGCAACACAAACTCTCCTCACATGTGTGCCTATAAGTTAGTCACAGTCAACTTCAAATGGTGGGGAGTCCAGAACAAGATTGAGAACTTCATTCAGAAG CAAGAGAAGCGATTGTTTACAAAGTTCCACAGACAGCTGTTCTGTTTGATTGATAAATGGATCGGACTGACAATGGAGGACATTCGCCGTATTGAAGAGGAGACCCAAAAAGAGCTGGATGAG atgAGGGAGAAGGATCCAGTCAAAGGGAGTTCTGCTTCAGAGGACTGA